The nucleotide sequence GCACCGGTCGGTGCACGACCAGTTCGTTGACAAGCTGGTCGCCGGGGCCAAGGCGATGAAAGTTGGTCATGCGCTGGAAGACGGCACCCAAATGGGGCCCGTCGTCTCAGAACAGCAGTTGAACGAGAATCTGGCCTATGTCGATCTGGCCGCGCAAGAGGGGGCTGAACTGCTATGCGGCGGTCAGCGCCTAGAGATGCCAACGGAAGGCTACTACATGTCGCCCGGCGTGTTCGTCGGCACCACCAATGATATGCGCATCAACCGTGAAGAGATGTTCGCCCCACTGGCCTGTGTGATCCCTGTGGACAGCTATGATGAGGCGCTTGGCGTCGTCAATGACACGAACTTTGGCCTGACCGCCGGGATTGTGACCACCAATCTCGCCCGCGCCACCCACTTCCGGCGCAACGCGCAGTCGGGTTGCGTGATGGTCAACCTGCCGACCGCAGGCACAGACTATCACGTCCCCTTCGGCGGACGCGGTGACAGCTCTTACGGGCCTCGTGAACAAGGCAAGGCCGCCGCAGAGTTCTACACAATCGTCAAAACCGCATACATCAGTTCAGGGACACCATCGTAGTGCGGATCGACAACCTGCAATACGCCAACTGGTCTGAAAAGATCTTTCGCCAAATGCGCGAGGGCGGCGTGGATGCCGTTCACGTTACCATTTCCTACCACGAGACGTTTCGCGAGACCGTGTTGAATTTTGAGCGGTGGAACCGTTGGTTTGAAGAGTACCCCGATCTGATCATGAAGGGGCAATGGGCCTCTGATGTGGCGCGCGCGCGGGAAACCGGGCGCACAGCGATCTTCTTTGGGTTCCAGAACCCCAGTCCGATGGAAGATGACATCGGATTAATCGAAATCCTCCACACCCTTGGCGCGCGGTTTATGCAGCTGACATACAACAACCAGTCTTTGCTCGCGACGGGTTGTTATGAAGCACATGATACAGGCATCACCCGCATGGGCAAACAGGTGATCAAGGAAATGAACCGCGTCGGGCTGGTGGTTGACATGAGCCATTCTGCTGACCGATCGACAATCGAAGCTGCGGATCTGTCCGAGCGCCCGATCGCAATCACCCACGCAAACCCTTATGAATGGTCGCCCGCCCTACGCAACAAGAAAGACGATGTGATCCGCGCTGTAACGCAAAATGGCGGAATGCTTGGGTTTTCAGTTTACCCGCATCACCTCAGGGACAAATCCGACTGCACGTTGGACAGTTTCTGCGAGATGATCGCGCGAACAGCGGAGAAATTTGGCGCAGAGCATTTGGGCATCGGCACGGACCTGTGCCAGGATCAGCCGGACAGCATTGTCGAATGGATGCGCGTCGGGCGCTGGAGCAAGGAAGTTGACTACGGAGAAGGATCAGCCGCAGCCCCAGGCTTTCCGCCGATGCCGAGTTGGTTTCAGGACAACCGCGATTTTGGCAATATCGAGAAAGGTTTGCACGCCGCTGGCCTGAACGCGGCCGAAGTGGCGGGCATCATGGGGGATAACTGGCATCGGTTCTACGCCGAAAATTTTACCCCAAGATCTTGAAAGAAAGGCGAGCAGCTAGAAGCGCAAATCAATGCTGCCTCGCCCGTACCGCACGCAGGGCCCTGATCGTTCAGACCACCCCCGCCACCAAAACATCGCGGCTGCGTGGGGCAGGTGTGCGGGCGACGGACAACGACCGAAGCATTGGCGGGCGGTTAACGTCGCGTTGGAGTCATCTGATGCCCGTCGCTCTGGATACCGAAACCAGCTAACGCGGTGGTAGTGGACTAAGCATCTCGGCTTCATCGCCAAACTTGCCGATATAAGCCGTTGTCAGGCCGAGGCACTCGGTTGATCCGCACGCTTCTTGATGGGGGCATTGATAAAACCCGTTTCGGTCGAATTCATTCCAGAAAGCAGGGTCGATCAGCAATGTGGGCTGTGCATTGACCAACGCATCGCCCAATTCACCCAACATGCATTCGGGAAAGTTCTTTGCCTCAACATAGCGACCGGTCGCTCGGCATTTCTCGATCGCTTCGCGAAGATAGGGCAGGATATCGCCGTGCCGTGCAGCAAGGTCTTTCGGATCGTCTTCGGCCATGGGAAAGAAGTTCCAGAACTCCATCTGCACCAGTCGTTTGAGATGTGCGAGCGCATCGACCATGCCGGGCAGCAACATGTAGCTTTGGGTCGTGATGACAGAGTTGGTGATCAGTTTGACATGGTCATACTGGTCAAGATGCTCCATCCCGCGCATCATCTTGTCCCACGCGCCATTGACCTGTGTGATGCGATCATGGCTTTCCCGGTCAGACCCGGCCACAGAGACAAAGTATTCATCGACACCGGCATCAACCAGCTTATCGGCATAATCCGTGCGCCCCAGATGCATGCCATGTGTCTGAATGCGAACGTGCTTGAATCCGGCGGCCTTGGCCTTTTGGGCGATCTCGGGGAGGTCGCGCCGCAGGGTGATTTCCGACCCCGTCAGCACGAGACCTTCCCAGCGACCGGTGTCGGATTGATCCTTGCAAACTTTTTCCAGCGTCGCATCTGAAGTGGGTGCGAGCCTGTCCATCGTGCCTTCGATCATGCAGTGCACGCATTTCAGGTTGCAGCGGAACTCCATCGTCAACGAGACATATTTTTCATGGTCGCGCAGGCTAAGCCCCTTGATGCGGTCCAGCTGTGCGACAGGCGTTGTCAGTCCAACCCGCGTACCGGGGGACTTTATCACATCAACTGCTGCACGTGGGTCGTGCTTAGAGGAGTCCATAAAAGCTGCCTTTGGTTGGCGTGACCTGACCGTTCGGGGTACATGCAAAGTCCCAGCCTACATCATACAGGTGATGGTCCAATGCGTCATGATGTTCCGCAAGGAAATCCTGCAAGTCCTGCGGAAAGTGCAGTTTTCTCAGGAAATGCCCCAGTTGTGCCGCTCTGATCCGCGAAAAATACAGACCATCGCGCAGTTGCTTGTTGGCGACAACGATGGTTTCAACGCCTTCCATTTCTGGCCACAACAGATCGTGCAGGTTCACCTTCGCCACAGGTAGATGCACAGATTCAGTGAGTTTGTCCTGAATCTGTTGGGCCTCGCGCAGCGCGTTGAAGAAAAATAGAAGTTGCGCATCTCATAGCCATCGTTCGTGAGCCCATAACAGATGCCCGATGACACGGTTGATCCCGGGTTGCCCATGTAGATGTCGATTTGATCCAAGGGCACCCCTGTCAGGTGGCGTGGTTCAATCTCTACGGAAAACATGAAATAGGGCAGCGTGTCGTCGGGCGTCAGGTTGCAACTGAGATGACCCTTCGTGGCGCTCAGAAAGTCCGCAATGCCATATTTGCGGTCGCCGCGTTCGTAGTCGTAGAAATAGAACTCCCAACTGGGTCCGGTGTCGCCCCATTTCATCCCCCAAACGGTTGCGAAACGCCCCCATGCGTTCATGATAGCGTTTGTCAGCGCACCCATTTCGGGCCCAAGGTTGGCAACCTCAAAGCTTTTGTACAGCAGTGCAGAGGTTCGCAGCGCGTCATCAGCCGCGGGCCTTGGCCGTTGGTAAGGCCAGAGGCAAAAATCCAGTGCCATGTCACTGGGCCG is from Yoonia sp. GPGPB17 and encodes:
- a CDS encoding membrane dipeptidase gives rise to the protein MRIDNLQYANWSEKIFRQMREGGVDAVHVTISYHETFRETVLNFERWNRWFEEYPDLIMKGQWASDVARARETGRTAIFFGFQNPSPMEDDIGLIEILHTLGARFMQLTYNNQSLLATGCYEAHDTGITRMGKQVIKEMNRVGLVVDMSHSADRSTIEAADLSERPIAITHANPYEWSPALRNKKDDVIRAVTQNGGMLGFSVYPHHLRDKSDCTLDSFCEMIARTAEKFGAEHLGIGTDLCQDQPDSIVEWMRVGRWSKEVDYGEGSAAAPGFPPMPSWFQDNRDFGNIEKGLHAAGLNAAEVAGIMGDNWHRFYAENFTPRS
- a CDS encoding radical SAM protein, whose protein sequence is MDSSKHDPRAAVDVIKSPGTRVGLTTPVAQLDRIKGLSLRDHEKYVSLTMEFRCNLKCVHCMIEGTMDRLAPTSDATLEKVCKDQSDTGRWEGLVLTGSEITLRRDLPEIAQKAKAAGFKHVRIQTHGMHLGRTDYADKLVDAGVDEYFVSVAGSDRESHDRITQVNGAWDKMMRGMEHLDQYDHVKLITNSVITTQSYMLLPGMVDALAHLKRLVQMEFWNFFPMAEDDPKDLAARHGDILPYLREAIEKCRATGRYVEAKNFPECMLGELGDALVNAQPTLLIDPAFWNEFDRNGFYQCPHQEACGSTECLGLTTAYIGKFGDEAEMLSPLPPR